A region from the Salvia splendens isolate huo1 chromosome 15, SspV2, whole genome shotgun sequence genome encodes:
- the LOC121769410 gene encoding SEC12-like protein 2, producing MGKGKENDHELSCKKYGVPLYGAAWVPSSALPAKSDTQTPSKPLVFLAGGGGDGHSGIPNALLLSAFDPDSSSLSDQPVAKLGTGSDLPYRIAVHPGEDGVICSFPKNCKLFEWDSETSTDDQSLSLKSSEKLLEPLEEEDVVQQLALTFNSEGTLLAAGDEDGKLRVFKWPTMETLLSEATGHSSVKDLDFSPDGKFLASVGGSGPGRIWDVESSSSRASLPKENGEIFGFCRFSRSTDTDQVLYTTTVRDKGGSIVKWNPTSWKRISSTYVSRDPISAFNVSPDGKLLAIGTIQGDILIISSANMRVQTVTKKAHLGLVTALAFAPDSRALVSASLDSSSRVTLIKDAKKGGGINLWIILFFILLAVALYYAKDSGYISLQQLKYMNH from the exons ATGGGAAAGGGCAAAGAAAACGACCACGAATTGAGCTGCAAGAAATATGGAGTCCCTCTCTACGGCGCCGCCTGGGTCCCATCTTCCGCTCTTCCAGCTAAATCAGATACCCAAACTCCTTCCAAACCACTCGTTTTCCTAGCCGGAGGCGGCGGAGACGGCCACAGCGGAATACCAAATGCCCTCCTCCTCTCCGCCTTTGATCCCGATTCCAGCTCCCTCTCTGATCAGCCG GTGGCAAAACTTGGAACTGGTAGTGATCTTCCGTACCGAATTGCAGTTCATCCCGGAGAAGATGGCGTTATTTGTTCATTTCCAAAAAACTGCAA ATTGTTTGAATGGGATTCGGAGACGAGCACGGATGACCAAAGTTTAAGTTTGAAATCATCAGAGAAATTACTTGAGCctttggaagaggaagatgtTGTACAACAGTTAGCGCTGACCTTTAACAGTGAGGGAACTTTACTTGCTGCTGGCGATGAG GATGGTAAGTTAAGGGTTTTCAAGTGGCCAACCATGGAAACTCTTCTCAGTGAGGCCACTGGTCATTCTTCCGTGAAAGATTTAGATTTCAG CCCTGATGGGAAGTTTCTTGCCTCTGTTGGTGGTAGTGGCCCTGGAAGGATTTGGGATGTTGAATCATCATCATCTAGAGCTTCTCTACCAAAGGAAAAT GGTGAGATTTTTGGTTTTTGTCGGTTTTCACGCAGTACTGACACAGATCAGGTTCTGTATACAACAACAGTGCGAG ATAAAGGTGGTAGTATCGTAAAGTGGAACCCAACGTCGTGGAAAAGGATAAGTTCAACATATGTCTCCCGGGATCCAATTTCTGCTTTTAATGTATCACCTGATGGGAAGCTCCTTGCTAT AGGAACAATTCAAGGGGACATTCTGATTATAAGTTCTGCTAACATGCGGGTACAAACTGTTACCAAGAAAGCTCATCTAGGCCTTGTAACCGCATTGGCATTCGCACCAGATTCAAG GGCTCTTGTGTCTGCATCCCTAGATTCAAGTTCGAGGGTGACATTGATCAAGGATGCGAAGAAAGGTGGTG